A genomic window from Nicotiana sylvestris chromosome 11, ASM39365v2, whole genome shotgun sequence includes:
- the LOC104236285 gene encoding oxysterol-binding protein-related protein 4C isoform X2, which translates to MVLEGEVGPRVVLTAPLSLEGESDASDYKAPNLLQRILSLLSNVRPGSDLTRIQLPPLFNLPKSQLQCYGESVYCINSDMLSKCGKGETSVERMIAVVGWSISTLRPLMFGVAPFNPILGETHHVSRASLNVLLEQVSHHPPVTALHATDEKENIEMIWCHNPVPKFYGTKIETEVHGKRELKLLNRQETYVMNSPKLVIRLLPFPGVDWVGNVTIKCEETGLQADLYYKGSSFLSNSGIRSVKGRIFMPSSSDTISEINGHWDRTVTVKDITTGKVNEIYNAKEVLSGMKTPIVKDPKVVMPSESTVVWGELSQAILSRNWDKAKQAKTVVEERERELARERKSKSEIWVPKHFTISYSKESGWDPTPNEKWVPPAPIIVPT; encoded by the exons ATG GTCTTAGAAGGAGAGGTGGGGCCAAGGGTAGTTCTAACAGCACCCTTATCATTGGAGGGGGAATCAGATGCTTCTGATTACAAAGCTCCTAATCTGCTACAGCGCATTCTAAGCCTCTTGAGTAATGTACGGCCAGGATCTGATCTCACCCGTATTCAG CTACCTCCACTATTCAACCTCCCAAAGTCACAGCTACAATGCTATGGGGAATCAGTATATTGCATCAACAGTGACATGTTAAGCAAGTGTGGGAAAGGGGAAACTTCAGTTGAAAGAATGATAGCAGTGGTGGGTTGGAGCATATCCACATTGCGCCCTTTGATGTTTGGTGTGGCTCCTTTTAATCCCATTCTTGGTGAAACTCACCATGTTTCTAGAGCCTCTCTCAATGTCCTCTTGGAACAG GTTTCCCATCATCCACCAGTGACTGCTCTTCATGCAACTGATGAGAAAGAGAACATTGAAATGATATGGTGCCATAATCCTGTCCCAAAATTCTATG GTACAAAAATAGAAACTGAGGTGCATGGAAAAAGGGAATTGAAGCTTTTAAATAGGCAAGAAACTTATGTGATGAACTCACCAAAGCTAGTAATCAGACTTCTCCCATTTCCTGGTGTTGATTGGGTGGGAAATGTCACAATTAAGTGTGAAGAAACTGGTCTTCAAGCTGATTTATATTACAAAGGAAGTTCTTTCCTAAGCAATAGTGGAATTAGATCTGTTAAAGGCAGGATTTTTATGCCTTCATCTTCAGACACTATCTCTGAGATCAATGGCCATTGGGATAG AACTGTTACAGTTAAGGATATAACTACTGGAAAAGTCAATGAGATTTACAATGCAAAGGAAGTACTATCTGGAATGAAGACTCCTATTGTGAAAGATCCAAAG GTTGTTATGCCAAGTGAATCAACAGTGGTATGGGGAGAGCTAAGTCAAGCAATTCTAAGTAGAAATTGGGATAAAGCAAAGCAAGCAAAGACAGTAGTAGAAGAAAGGGAAAGAGAACTTGCTAGAGAAAGGAAATCCAAATCTGAAATTTGGGTTCCAAAACATTTTACAATATCCTATAGTAAAGAGTCAGGGTGGGACCCCACACCAAATGAGAAGTGGGTCCCGCCAGCTCCAATTATTGTTCCTACTTGA
- the LOC104236285 gene encoding oxysterol-binding protein-related protein 4C isoform X1: protein MGLVQVLEGEVGPRVVLTAPLSLEGESDASDYKAPNLLQRILSLLSNVRPGSDLTRIQLPPLFNLPKSQLQCYGESVYCINSDMLSKCGKGETSVERMIAVVGWSISTLRPLMFGVAPFNPILGETHHVSRASLNVLLEQVSHHPPVTALHATDEKENIEMIWCHNPVPKFYGTKIETEVHGKRELKLLNRQETYVMNSPKLVIRLLPFPGVDWVGNVTIKCEETGLQADLYYKGSSFLSNSGIRSVKGRIFMPSSSDTISEINGHWDRTVTVKDITTGKVNEIYNAKEVLSGMKTPIVKDPKVVMPSESTVVWGELSQAILSRNWDKAKQAKTVVEERERELARERKSKSEIWVPKHFTISYSKESGWDPTPNEKWVPPAPIIVPT from the exons ATGGGTTTGGTACAGGTCTTAGAAGGAGAGGTGGGGCCAAGGGTAGTTCTAACAGCACCCTTATCATTGGAGGGGGAATCAGATGCTTCTGATTACAAAGCTCCTAATCTGCTACAGCGCATTCTAAGCCTCTTGAGTAATGTACGGCCAGGATCTGATCTCACCCGTATTCAG CTACCTCCACTATTCAACCTCCCAAAGTCACAGCTACAATGCTATGGGGAATCAGTATATTGCATCAACAGTGACATGTTAAGCAAGTGTGGGAAAGGGGAAACTTCAGTTGAAAGAATGATAGCAGTGGTGGGTTGGAGCATATCCACATTGCGCCCTTTGATGTTTGGTGTGGCTCCTTTTAATCCCATTCTTGGTGAAACTCACCATGTTTCTAGAGCCTCTCTCAATGTCCTCTTGGAACAG GTTTCCCATCATCCACCAGTGACTGCTCTTCATGCAACTGATGAGAAAGAGAACATTGAAATGATATGGTGCCATAATCCTGTCCCAAAATTCTATG GTACAAAAATAGAAACTGAGGTGCATGGAAAAAGGGAATTGAAGCTTTTAAATAGGCAAGAAACTTATGTGATGAACTCACCAAAGCTAGTAATCAGACTTCTCCCATTTCCTGGTGTTGATTGGGTGGGAAATGTCACAATTAAGTGTGAAGAAACTGGTCTTCAAGCTGATTTATATTACAAAGGAAGTTCTTTCCTAAGCAATAGTGGAATTAGATCTGTTAAAGGCAGGATTTTTATGCCTTCATCTTCAGACACTATCTCTGAGATCAATGGCCATTGGGATAG AACTGTTACAGTTAAGGATATAACTACTGGAAAAGTCAATGAGATTTACAATGCAAAGGAAGTACTATCTGGAATGAAGACTCCTATTGTGAAAGATCCAAAG GTTGTTATGCCAAGTGAATCAACAGTGGTATGGGGAGAGCTAAGTCAAGCAATTCTAAGTAGAAATTGGGATAAAGCAAAGCAAGCAAAGACAGTAGTAGAAGAAAGGGAAAGAGAACTTGCTAGAGAAAGGAAATCCAAATCTGAAATTTGGGTTCCAAAACATTTTACAATATCCTATAGTAAAGAGTCAGGGTGGGACCCCACACCAAATGAGAAGTGGGTCCCGCCAGCTCCAATTATTGTTCCTACTTGA